The Actinosynnema mirum DSM 43827 genomic interval GCGTCCGGGGACTGCGCGACGGCCCTGGTGGTCGGCGCCGACCGGATGCTCGACATCGTCGACCCCGACGACCCCGGCACCGCCCCGGTGTTCGCGGACGGGGCGGGCGCGCTGCTGATCACCGCGACGGACGGCCCGCCGGGGGTGGGACCGGTGGTGTGGGGCTCGGAGGGCGACCGGGCGGCGGCGCTGGAGGTGCGGCCCGCGCTGCTCGGCGAACCGGCCGGGACCACCCGGCCCGCGCTGCGCATGGACGGGCTCGCGGTCATCCGCTGGGCCTGCGCCACCGTGCCCGACGCGGTGCGCCGGATCCTCGCCGCCACCGGTCTCGGCTGGGACGACGTCGGCGCGCTCGTGCCGCACCAGGCCAACTGGAAGCTGATCGAGCGCGTCACCGCCCGGCTCGACCCGCCAGGGCACGTCGTGGTCGCCGACGACGTGCGCGCCACCGGCAACACCAGCGCCGCGTCCGTGCCGCTGGCCCTGCACCGGCTCGTCGCCGACGGGCGGGTCCGGGCGGGCGACTGGGCCGTGCTGATCGGCTTCGGCGCCGGCCTGGCCTACGCGGGCCAGGCCGTCCGCATCCCCGGCTGACCCCGCCCCCGGAAGGGACCGCAGCGATGACCATGACCGGGATCGACGCGCACGCCCCGCGCGGCGCGCCACCGCCGGGACCACGCCTGCCGTGGCCGGTGCAGACCGCCCTCTACACCCGCCGCGACCGCTGGGCCCGCCGCCTGCGCGCCAAGTACGGCGACGTCGTCGCGCTCGACATCTGGCCGTGGCGCGCCGTGGTCTTCCTCTACGACCCCGCCCACGTCCAGGCGATGACCGGTTCCCCGCCGTCCCGCTTCCACGGCGGCGAGGGCAACCTGCCGCTCAAGCCCGTCATGGGCGAGCACTCGCTGCTCAGCGTCGACGGCGACGAGCACCGGCGGGCGCGGGCCCTGCTGTCGCCGCTGTTCACCAAGCCCGCCGTGCGCGGCTACCGGGACGCCGTCCGCGAGCTCGCCGAGCACGAGATCGCCACCTGGCCCGTCGGCTCGCCGTTCCCCAGCTACCCGAGGGTGCGGCGCCTCGCCCTGCGGGTGATCTCGCGCGTGGTGCTCGGCGCGGACGACGACCCGCGCCTGCCCCGGCTGCGCGAGCTGTTCGACGTGCTCCCCGCCGTCGACATCCCCGTCCTGCTCGGGCTGCCCAGCCCGGTCCTGCGCCGCTGGGGGCGGTGGCGCCGGGCCGCGCTGACCCTGGGCCGCCTCGACGCGCTCGTCCACGCCATCACCGCCGACCGCCGCGCCGACCCCCGGCTGGCCGAGCGGACCGACCTGCTCTCCCGGCTGCTCGTCGCGGCCGGGCCGGGGGCGCTGAGCCCGCCGGAGCTGCGCGACCACGTCGTCACCCTCGTCGTCGCGGGCTACGAGACCACCGCCAGCACCCTGGCCTGGGCGCTGCACGAGCTGGCCCGCCACCCCGCCGCGGCCCGCACCGCCGCGCTGGCCGCCGCGTCCGGCGACACCGGCTACCTGGAGGCGGTGGTCAAGGAGACGCTGCGGCGGCACCCCCCGATCTCCGAGCTGCCGTGGACGCTCACCGAGGACGTCGAGCTGGCCGGGTACCGGCTGACCAGGGGCGCCACGCTCATGCCGGTCATCGGCGTGGTGCACAACGACCCCGCGCACCACCGCGACCCGCGCGCGTTCCGGCCCGAGCGGTTCCTGGAGCAGGGGGCGGTGCCCGCGCACACCTGGATGCCGTTCGGCAACGGCGTCCGACGCTGCGTGGGGGCGAACCTGGCGGTGCTGGAGGCGGTGGAGGTGCTCCGGGTCCTGCTCGCCCGCCACGCGCTGACCGCCGACCGGCGCCGCCCCGAGCGCCCCGCCTCCCGGCTGGTCACCAGCGCGCCCGCGCGCGGCGCCCGGATCGTCCTCACCCCGATCGGCGGGGGCGCGCGGTGAGGCTGCGGGCGGTCGCCGCCGAGCTGCCCTCGCGCGAGGTCGGCAACGCCGACGTCGTCGACCTGATCGCCGAGCACAGCGCGGACACCTTCACCGGGGACCTGGACGCCCTGCTGCGCCGGGTCGACGTCTACCTGCGGCACACCGGCTCCCGCACCCGCCGCTGGCTCGACGCCGGCGAGCGGCCCGTCGACCTGCTGCGCGCCGCCGCCCGCACCGCGCTGCGCCGGGCCGGGCTGGAACCGGGGCAGGTCGACCTGCTGGTGTACACCGGGGTCGGCCGGGGCTTCCTGGAACCGGCGGGCGCCTACCACGCCGCCGCCGCCCTCGGCGCGGACCGCGCGCACTGCTTCGACCTGCTCGACGCGTGCATGAGCTGGACCAGGGCCGTCCAGGTGGTCGAGTCGCTGTTCCTGGCGGGCCACCACCGGACGGCGCTGGTCGTCAACGCCGAGTTCAGCATGAGACCCGGCGGGGCCGTGGTGCCCGGCGCGTTCCGGCTGCCTGCGGCGAAGGCGCTGGCGTCCACGTTCGCCGCCTGCACCCTCGGCGAGGCCGCCACCGCGACCGTGCTCACCGCCGACGACGGCGAGCCGTGGCGGTTCAGCTTCCGCTCGCGCCCCGACCTCGCGCCGCTGTGCAACGTCACCCTGGACAACTACCGGGACTTCTGCGACCCCACCGGCAAGGAGGCGCGCAACGGGGTCGGCGTGTTCACCTCCTTCGGGCTGGAGATGCACGCGCGCGGCCGGGAGGAGGCGCTGGCCGCGCTCGCCGCGCTGGACGTGCCGCCCGAGCGGGTGGACGCGCTGTTCACGCACGCCTCCAGCAGCAGCTACTGGCAGGGCATGGCGGACGAGGCGGGCCTGGGCCCGGTGGTGCACCACGTCTACCCGCGCACCGGCAACGTCGTGTCCGCCTCGGTGCCCACCGCGATGGCGTCGGGGATCGAGGCGGGGCTGCTGAAACCGGGGCAGCGCGCGGTCGGCTGGGTCGGCAGCGCCGGGATGTCCTTCGGCGCCTTCACGTTCGTGCTGTGAGATCGGAGGCGGTTGTGCTCGGACACCTCGCCAGAGCGGTCGCGGCCCTCGCGCTGGAGGCCGCCCGCCACCTGCTCGTGCCCGCACTGCGCGGCCGTCGGGAGAGCGGCAGGCAGCGGCGCAGGGCGCGGGCCGCGCTGGCGTTCCTGGTGCGCATGGGGCCGATCTACATCAAGCTCGGCCAGATCGCCGCCACCCGCTCCGACCTGCTGCCCCCGGAGTGGACCGACACCCTGCGCGCCCTGCAGGACCGCGCCCCGCACATGCCGCCCGGCCCCACCCGCCGCGCGCTGGAGCGCGAACTGGGCGGCCCGCTGGGCGAGGTGTTCCGCGACCTCGACCTGCGCCCGATCGCCAGCGCCTCCGTCGCCCAGGTGCACGTCGCGCACCTGCACGACGGCCGCAAGGTCGCCGTCAAGCTGGTCAAGGACGGGGTGCCCGAGGAGATCCGGCGCAGCCTGCGCGCGCTCGGCTCGCTCGTGCGCGCCGCCCACCTGCTCGTGCCGCGCCTGCGCCACCTGGACCTGCCGCACCGCTTCGACGAGGTCGCCCGCCTGCTGCTGCCGCAGGCCGACATGCGCCGCGAGGCCCACCAGCAGCAGCGGGTGCGCGCCGACTTCGCCGGGCACCCGCACGTGCGCGTGCCCGAGGTGGTGCCGGAGCTGGTGACCACGCGGGTGCTCGTGATGGAGCACGTCGACGGCATCCCCGGCCGCGACGCGCACCTGGTCGAGCTGCCGCGCGCCCAGCTCGCCCGCCGCCTGCAGGACGCCGTCTACACGATGCTCTACATGCACGGCCTGAGCCACGGCGACCCGCACCCCGGCAACGTGCTGTTCACCCCGACCGGTGAGCTGGTGCTGCTCGACTACGGCGTCACCGCCGAGCTGACCGAGGACGAGAAGTGGGGCCTGTCCTCGTTCTACTACGCCTGCACCCGCAAGGAGTGGGCCGTCGCCGTGGACCGCTTCACCCGGCACTTCGTGCACGCAGGCCCCGGCCTCGCGGCCCGGCGCGCCGGGTACGAGCGGCGGATGGCCGAGGTGTTGCGCCACCACTTCGACACCAGCACCGACCGGTGGTCCACCGTCGCGTACTTCGCCGACGTCAACGAGGTGCTGCGCGCGCACGGCTGCCGGTACACCACCACGTTCACCAAGGTCGAGCTGGTGTTCCTGTCGTGCGAGGGCTTCGCGGGCCAGATCGACCCGGACATCGACATCTGGGCCAACGCCCGCAGGTTCACCGACCGCTACTCGCCCTACATGAGCGCCGAGGTGGAGGAGCGGTTCGCCGAGGACTTCGCGGTGCGCGCCCCCACCTCGCTGCGGCTGCGCGAGCGCGCCCGCTCCACGCTGGTGGCCCCGACGCACATGGACCGGTACTTCTTCCCCAGCGCGTTCCCGGTGTTCGTGCGGGAGGCGTCGGGCGGGCGGGTGCGGGACTTCGACGGCAACGAGTACGTCGACCTGTGCGGCGGTTACGGGCCCCACCTGCTGGGGTACGCGCACCCGGACGTGGTCGCGGCGGTCACCGAGGGCGTGCGGCGCGGGCAGGTCAACGGGGTGGGCAACCTGCCCGAGGTGGAGCTCGCCGAGCTGCTGGTGGCGGCGCTGCCCGGCGCGGAGCGCGCGGTGCTCTGCAACTCCGGGTCCGAGGCGGTGCTGCTGGCGATCCGGATGTGCCGGGGCGCGCGCGGCGGGCGCGCCAAGGTCGCCAAGTTCGAGGGGCACTACCACGGGCTCTCCGACCAGGGCCTGGTCAGCTCGTGGTTCCGCTTCGCGGGCGAGCGCGACCGGCCCGAACCGGTCGCGGGCTCGCACGGCGCCGACCCCGCCGCCGTCGCGGGCACGCTGGTGCTCCAGTACGGCGACGTCCCCGGCCTGGAGCGGTTGCGGGAGCACGCGGACGAGCTGGCCTGCGTGCTGCTGGAGCCGATGCCCACGTCGGTGGTCGCGCTCGACCCGCCGTTCCTGCTGGCGCTGCGCCGGGTGTGCGACGAGATCGGTGTGCCGCTGGTGTTCGACGAGGTGGTCAGCGGGTTCCGGGTCGCCTACGGCGGGGTGCAGTCGGTGGTGGGCGTGCGGCCGGACCTGACCTGCCTGGGCAAGGTGATCGGCGGCGGGCTGCCGTGCGGGGCGGTGGTGGGGCGGGCCGGGCTGGTCGACGTCGCCAGGAGCACCCGCGACCCGTTCCAGGACTACGAGCGCAAGGTCTTCGCGGGCGGCACGCTCAGCGGCAACTCGCTCAGCTGCGCCGCCGGGGCGGCCGTGCTGCGGCGGCTGCGCGCCGACCCCGGCGTCTACGCGCGCTTGGAGGCCGGGACCGAGCGGCTCGCCGGGGCGCTGCGCGAGGCCGCCGGGCGGCGCGGGATCGCCTGCCGGGTCTCGGCGCGCAGCTCGATCTTCTCGCTGACCTTCAGCCACCGCCCGGCGCGGCTGTACCGGGACCGGCTGACCGGCAGCGACTTCAAGGCCACGATCGCGCTGGCGTACTACATGCGCAGGCACGGGGTGCATTTGCCGGAGCTGCACGCGTTCCTGATCAGCGCCGCGCACACCGCCGAGGACCTGGAGCTGGTGGCCGACGCGTTCGCCAAGAGCTTGGACGAGATGACCGCGGATGGGTTCTTCGGAGTGTGAGGGGTGGTTGTCGTGACCGGGGCTGATGTGGTGGTCGTCGGGTGCGGGTTGATGGGGTCCGCGATGGTGCGGGCGTTCGCGGGCGCGGGGCGTTCGGTGGCGGCGTGGAACCGGACGCCCGAGCGGGCGCTCGCGCTCGCGGGGGAGCGGGTGGCGGCGGTGCGGGACGTGGCCGGGGCGGTGGCGCCTCTGGTGGTGGCCTGCACGTCGACCTGCGAGGCCGCGCTGGAGGCGCTGGACCCGGTGCGGGACTGGCGGGGGCGGACGCTGGTCACCCTGCCCAGCGGCACGCCCGCCGACGCCGAGGCGGCGCGCGACTGGGTCGTCGACCGGGGCGGGGAGCACCTGGACGGGGTGATCCTGTGCTACCCGCAGGAGATCGGCTCACCCGACGCGGTGATCCTCTACGCGGGCCCGTCCGGGACGTGGGCCGCGCACGGCCCGGTGCTGGGCGCGCTCGCGGGGGCGTCGCGGCACGTCGCCGAGGAGGTCGGGACGGCCAAGCTGCTGGACGCCGGGCTGACCGGCGCGTTCTACGTCAGCGCGCTCGTGGCGTACGCGGAGGCCGCCGGGCACCTGATCGACCGGGGGACGCCCCCGGACGTGCTGCGCGCGCTGACCGGGGTCGCGCTCGAGATCCTGCGCCACGCGACGGACGAGGTCGTCACGGCGCTCGTGACCGACGAGCACACCACGGACCAGGCCACGATCACCACCTTCGCCGAGGGCGCCCGCGCCGCGCTGACCGCCGTGCGCGCCACCGGAAGCCCGGCCCACCTGCTGACCGCCGCCCTGCACCGCCTGGACACCGCCGTCGCCGCGGGCTCGGGCTCCCTGGCCGTCTCCGCCCTCGGCCTGCCTCCCCGCTGACCCGCCCCTACCCCAGCACCGGTGGCGCCGACGCCCAGTCCGGCTCCTGCTCCACCAGCTGCTCGGGCGCCGACAACCGCCACGCCTCGTACAGCAGCTCGGCCAGCTCGTCCGCCTCGACCCCGTCCAACCGCACCACCACCCACCCGAACCCGGCGATGGCGTACTGCGGCTCGAACACGTCCGGCCGCTCCGCCACGAGCGCGAGCTGCTCGCTCAGCAGCTGCTTGAGCCCGACCGTCTCGGTGCGCGGCCAGTGGTAGGCGAACTTGACCCCACGCACCTCGAACGCGCTGTACTCCCGCCGGTCGAGCCGCTTGACCTCGGCCAACCGCCGCACGAGGGAGAAGAACCCCTCCGAACCCACCGCCACCACGACCCCCTGATCCCTGCGTCGGCGGCAAGTGTAGGAGGGGGCGCCGACAGTCAGCCGTCCTTGCGCCACACCGAGACGTGCCTCCGGCTCTCGTGGTGGAACGGCGAGCGGTCCCAGTCCGTCCAGCGGTGCTCCAGGCGCAGGCCCGCGATGCGGGCCATGAGGTCCAGCTCGGCGGGCCAGACGTACCGGAACGGGATTGTGCTCACGGTGGCGCGGCCGTCGCGGACGGTGAAGCGGTTGTTGCTCATGGACTGGGTGGCGATGTCGTAGCGGGAGAACGCCCAGGTGTCGGGGCCGCTGTCGAAGGGCGCGTCGGTCCGGCCGCGCGGCAGCTCGCGGAGGTTGGGCAGGACGTTCTCGACCAGGAACCGGCCGCCGGGGGCCAGGTGCGCGGCGGCGTTGCGGAAGGTCTCGACCTGGCCGTCCTGGGTGGTGACGTTCTGGATCGTGTTGTAGACGAGGCACACCAGCGAGAACTCGCCCGCGACGCGCGTGCTGGAGAAGTCGCCGACGACGCACTCCAGCGCGTCCCCGCCGGGCTTGGCGCGCAACCGGGCGAGCATGGCCCTGGACAGCTCGATCCCGGCCACCTCCACCCCGCGCTCGGCGAGCGGCAGCGCGATCCGGCCGGTGCCGATCGCGAACTCCAGCACCCGACCGCCCGCGGCGAGCTCGGCGAGCACGTCGACGGCCGCGACGACCTCGGGTCCGGGTGGGCCGGGGGCGTCGTAGTGGGCGGCGACGGCCTCGCCGAAGTAGCCGTCCTCGTCGGGCGTGTTCTGTCGCAGCGCTGCGAAGTCCATGGGCCCGAAGCTAACGGGGGTGTGGTGAGGGGCGCACCCGGTTTTTCCGGCTCGGCGGACTCGTGCGGCGCTACGCTTCTTCATGATCATGGAGGTGGCGCGGTGACGACCCCGCTGGTCGAGTTCGAGCTTGGCCGCCATGACTGGTCCTCCCTGGCGGTGATCTCGCCGAAGGAGGAGTGGAGGCGGAGCACGCCGGTGAGCCTCGCCGGCCTGCTGTCGGCGCTCTCCGAGGAGGAAGCCGAGAGGTACTACTGGCAGTTGGAGAACAGGATCGTCGTGTCCGGTTACCTGTTCGAGGCTGCGCCACCTGCGGTGCCTGTGCTTCTGGCGGGGCTCGCCGGTTCGCTGAGCGAGCCCGCCAAGGGGTGGGTGTTGGAGCTGCTGTACCAGCTGGTCGCCGGTCAGACCGATCCCAAAGCCGTGGAGCGGGGCAGCGGGGATCTCGGGGCCGAGTGCCGCGCGCTCGCCCGCGAAGGGCTGTGGCTGCTCGGGCGGGTCGGTGCGGTGCCCGTGCGGGTCAAGCGGAAGCGGGCGCGGTGAGCGTGGCGGCACCCCGGAAAACCGGGGCGCCGCCACCGGTGCTCAGGCCAATCCGCCGTTGACGAACACCGTCTGCGCGTTCACCCACCGCGCGCCACCGGCCAGCGCCGACACCACCTCGGCGATGTCCTCCGGCGCGCCCAGCCGCCCCATCGGGTTCTGCGCGGCCAGCTTCGCGACCAGCTCGTCGCTCTTGCCGTTCAGGAACAGCTCCGTCGCGGTCGGGCCGGGGGCGACGGCGTTCACGGTCACGTCCTTGCCCGCCAGCTCCTTGGCCAGGATCGGCACCAGGGTCTCCACGGCCGCCTTGCTGGCCGCGTACGCCGCGTAGGTCGGCAGGTTCGTCTTGGTCACCGTGGTGGAGAACAGCACCACCGCGCCGCCCTGCCGCACCCGGTTCGCGGCCTCGCGGGCGACGGCGAAGGCGCCTCGCACGTTCGTGCGGTGGATGCGGTCCAGCTCGGCCAGGTCCAACTGGGCCACCGGGCTCAGGGCCATGATCCCGGCCGAGTTCACCACCACGTCCACGCCGCCGAAGTGCTCCTCCGCCGCGTCGAACAGGGCCTTCACGGCCGCCTCGTCGCCGACGTCGCCGCGCACCGCCACGGCCCGCCCGCCGCGCGCGGTGATCGCCTCGACGGTCTCGCGCGCCGCCTCCTCGTTGCCCGCGTAGTTCACCACCACGGCCTGCCCGTCCGCCGCCAGCCGCTCGGCGACGGCCCGGCCGATGCCCCTGGACCCGCCGGTGACGATCGCGACGCGCTCAGTGCTGCCCACGTGCTTCCTCCCACGCTCTGCGGCGCCGGTCCCGGCACCTGTTGTTGTCAACGGTAACAGCTCCACCGTAGCGGCGCTATTCAGCGGCAACGTGACAGTGTTAACGATGCCACCAAAAGCCGTCGCGCCCGTTATCGTGTCGGGGTGAAGCGAGACCTGACCCGCGACCGCATCGTCGCCGCCGCCTACGACCTGCTCCTGCAAGGCGGCCGGGAGGCGGTGTCCACGCGCGCGGTGTGCGCGGCGTCCGGGGTCCAGTCGCCCACGATCTACCGCATCTTCGGCGACAAGGACGGCCTCCTCGACGCCGTCGCCAGCCACGGCTTCGCCTCCTACCTGGCCGACAAGACCTCCCTCTCCCACTCCGCCGACCCGGTCGACGACCTGCGCCGGGGCTGGGACCTGCACGTCGGCTTCGGCGTCGCCAACCCCGCCCTCTACTCGCTGATCTACGGCGACGCCCGCACCGGCGTCTCCTCGCCCGCCGCCAGGCAGGCCGCCGACGTGCTCGCGGGCACCGTCCGCCGCATCGCCGAGGCCGGACGGCTCAAGGTCGCCGAGGAGCGGGCCGCGCACCTGGTGCACTCGGCGGGCTGCGGGCTCACGTTCACCCTGATCGCGACGCCCGAGGACGAGCGCGACCCGGAGCTGTCGACCACGGCTCGGGAGGCGGTCATCGCCGCCGTCACCACCGGGCCCGCGCCGACCGGCGCGCCCGCCGGACCGGTCGGGGCGGCGATCGCGCTGCGGGCCGCCGCGCCGGAGCTGACCGTGCTCAGCGCGGGGGAGCGGGCGCTGCTGGCCGAGTGGCTGGACCGGGTGGTCGCCGAGGCGTGACCTCGGGGGCGCAAGACGCGTGGTCGCTCGGAGGAGTCCTCGGCGTCACTCGTTGGCCCGAACGGTGTCACCCGGAACGGTGGAATCGTCACTAGGCCGATCGGTGGTGTGGTTGAGTCCTGCCCGATTTATGCATCGGCCCCGGCACCACTGGAGGCACGCGGTGACGCCCTTCCGCACGTTCGCCCGGCAGCTCCGCATCAGGCGGATGCACCAGCACGGCGGCCCCCGCCTGCTGCTCGTCCCCCTGGAGCAGCCCGCCGCGGGCTGCGGCAGCCTGGCGCGGACCGTCGCCGAGGTGATCGACGGCGGCGCGGACGCGGTGGTGCTGCACAAGGGGCTGCTGCGGCACGTGCACCCCGAGTCGTTCACCTCCGCCTCGCTGGTGGTGAACCTCAGCGCCAGCACCAAGCACGCCCCCGACTCCACGCACCTGGTCGCGCACGTGGAGGAGGCGGTGCGGCTGGGCGCGGACGCGGTGTGCGTGAGCGTCGACTTCGGCTCGGACGGCGAGAACCGGCAGATCGCGGACCTGGCCACCGTCGCCGAGGAGTGCGACCGGTGGAACGTGCCGCTGCTGGCGTCGGTGCACCCGCGCGGCCCCGAGCAGGGCTCGCCGGAGCTGCTGGCCCGCGCCGCCGGGCTCGCCGTCGACCTCGGCGCGGACCTGGTGGAGCTGCCGCCGGTCGCCGACCACGCGGCGCAGGCCGACGTGATCGCCGGGTGCGCCATCCCGGTGCTGATCGCGGTCACCCACCACCGGGTGGACGCGGAGACCGTCGCCGAGGCGCGGCGCGCGCTGGCCGCGGGGTCCGGTGGCATCACGGCCGGGCAGGCGGTCGCGGACTCGGGCGACCCTGCGGCGCTGGCGCGCGTGCTGGCGAACGTGGTCCACGCCGACGCCCCGCGCGGCATCCCGTCCGCCCGCAGCCGCCCGCACGGGGTCTGAGCCGCACACGAACCTCACCCGGTCGGGGATCACCCGACCGGGGGTTCAGGTCGTGGGCACGTCGAAGCGGCCCGATGGTCGCCACCACCGGACCGCTCCACGTTCCCGACCGGCGGGCGCGCCGAGGGGTGGCGCGCCCACCGCGTCGCTCAGCCGCGCGGCAGCACGACCGCGCGCCCGCGCACCTGACCGGCGTGCAGCCGCTCGTACGCCAGCGGCGCCTCGTCGATGCCGAAGGTCTCGGTGTGCACGGTCAGCGCGCCGGACCGGGCCAGGTCCAGCACCTCGATCAGCTCGCCCCGGCTGCCCCAGTACGGGGTGGACACCGACACGTCGAACGGGATCGTGCCGAAGCCGACCGGCACGGTGCCGCCGCCGATGCCGACCACGGTCAGGTCGCCCTCGACCGCGACGACGCCCGCCGCCGTGGCCACCGTCGGGCCGACGCCCACGAAGTCGAGCACGACCTCGGCGCCCAGGCCGCCGGTCAGCTCGCGCACGGCCTTGGTGGCGTCCGCGTCGGACAGCACGGTCTCGTGCGCGCCGACCGCCGCCGCCAGCTCCAGCTTCTCCTTCGACACGTCCAGCGCGATCACCCGGGCCGCCGTGGTGGCGCGCAGGATCTGGATGGCCATGTGGCCGAGGCCGCCGGTGCCGATGACCACGGCGGTGCTGCCGGGGACCAGCTTGGGCAGCGACTTCTTGATCGCGTGGTACGGCGTGAGGCCCGCGTCGGTGAGCGGGGCGGCCGAGACCGGGTCGAGGTCGCCCAGCGGCACCAGGTGGCGGGCGTTGTCGATCAGCATGTACTCGGCCATCGCGCCCGGCGCGCCCAGTCCGGGCGGGTTGATGCCCAGCTCGGCGGCGCGCAGGCAGTAGTTCTCCTTGCCCTCGGCGCACTTGGCGCACGAGCCGCAGCCCTGCGGGCCGTAGACGGCGACCATCTCGCCGACCTCCAGGCCCGTGACGCCCTGCCCGAGGGCGGCGACCTTGCCGACGCCCTCGTGGCCCAGGGTGAGGGGGAAGCCGTAGCCGTAGACCTCGGCGGGCCACTCCATCACGGCGATGTCCGAGTGGCACACGCCCGCGGCGGCCACCTCCAGCACGACCTGGCCGGGACCGGCCTCGGGGTCGGGGACGGTGACGACCTCGGGGGCCTTGCCGATCTCGCGGTACTGCACAGCCTTCATGGCGCACTCCACTGCGTTGTAGGTATGGCGAGCGCCCCGGCCAGGGCGTCGAACGCGCGGTCCACCAGCACGGGCAGCTCCTCGTCGCCGAAGAGCCACAGGCGGGTCGCCGCCACCAGCGCGCCCGCGCCCGCGCCGACCACCACGGCGGGCCGCAGGT includes:
- a CDS encoding NAD(P)-binding domain-containing protein, whose amino-acid sequence is MTGADVVVVGCGLMGSAMVRAFAGAGRSVAAWNRTPERALALAGERVAAVRDVAGAVAPLVVACTSTCEAALEALDPVRDWRGRTLVTLPSGTPADAEAARDWVVDRGGEHLDGVILCYPQEIGSPDAVILYAGPSGTWAAHGPVLGALAGASRHVAEEVGTAKLLDAGLTGAFYVSALVAYAEAAGHLIDRGTPPDVLRALTGVALEILRHATDEVVTALVTDEHTTDQATITTFAEGARAALTAVRATGSPAHLLTAALHRLDTAVAAGSGSLAVSALGLPPR
- a CDS encoding SDR family oxidoreductase; amino-acid sequence: MGSTERVAIVTGGSRGIGRAVAERLAADGQAVVVNYAGNEEAARETVEAITARGGRAVAVRGDVGDEAAVKALFDAAEEHFGGVDVVVNSAGIMALSPVAQLDLAELDRIHRTNVRGAFAVAREAANRVRQGGAVVLFSTTVTKTNLPTYAAYAASKAAVETLVPILAKELAGKDVTVNAVAPGPTATELFLNGKSDELVAKLAAQNPMGRLGAPEDIAEVVSALAGGARWVNAQTVFVNGGLA
- a CDS encoding 3-oxoacyl-[acyl-carrier-protein] synthase III C-terminal domain-containing protein, which codes for MRLRAVAAELPSREVGNADVVDLIAEHSADTFTGDLDALLRRVDVYLRHTGSRTRRWLDAGERPVDLLRAAARTALRRAGLEPGQVDLLVYTGVGRGFLEPAGAYHAAAALGADRAHCFDLLDACMSWTRAVQVVESLFLAGHHRTALVVNAEFSMRPGGAVVPGAFRLPAAKALASTFAACTLGEAATATVLTADDGEPWRFSFRSRPDLAPLCNVTLDNYRDFCDPTGKEARNGVGVFTSFGLEMHARGREEALAALAALDVPPERVDALFTHASSSSYWQGMADEAGLGPVVHHVYPRTGNVVSASVPTAMASGIEAGLLKPGQRAVGWVGSAGMSFGAFTFVL
- a CDS encoding cytochrome P450, which encodes MTMTGIDAHAPRGAPPPGPRLPWPVQTALYTRRDRWARRLRAKYGDVVALDIWPWRAVVFLYDPAHVQAMTGSPPSRFHGGEGNLPLKPVMGEHSLLSVDGDEHRRARALLSPLFTKPAVRGYRDAVRELAEHEIATWPVGSPFPSYPRVRRLALRVISRVVLGADDDPRLPRLRELFDVLPAVDIPVLLGLPSPVLRRWGRWRRAALTLGRLDALVHAITADRRADPRLAERTDLLSRLLVAAGPGALSPPELRDHVVTLVVAGYETTASTLAWALHELARHPAAARTAALAAASGDTGYLEAVVKETLRRHPPISELPWTLTEDVELAGYRLTRGATLMPVIGVVHNDPAHHRDPRAFRPERFLEQGAVPAHTWMPFGNGVRRCVGANLAVLEAVEVLRVLLARHALTADRRRPERPASRLVTSAPARGARIVLTPIGGGAR
- a CDS encoding TetR/AcrR family transcriptional regulator — translated: MKRDLTRDRIVAAAYDLLLQGGREAVSTRAVCAASGVQSPTIYRIFGDKDGLLDAVASHGFASYLADKTSLSHSADPVDDLRRGWDLHVGFGVANPALYSLIYGDARTGVSSPAARQAADVLAGTVRRIAEAGRLKVAEERAAHLVHSAGCGLTFTLIATPEDERDPELSTTAREAVIAAVTTGPAPTGAPAGPVGAAIALRAAAPELTVLSAGERALLAEWLDRVVAEA
- a CDS encoding 3-oxoacyl-ACP synthase III family protein, whose translation is MACRVLATGAHRPAPVDSAEVAARLGRPREWVVERTGIEARCVASACESVETMAVIAATDALAAAGTPASAVDVLVVATSTNPRPCPAVAPKVAAALGLRVPAFDVNVACAGFCYALNLARSLIASGDCATALVVGADRMLDIVDPDDPGTAPVFADGAGALLITATDGPPGVGPVVWGSEGDRAAALEVRPALLGEPAGTTRPALRMDGLAVIRWACATVPDAVRRILAATGLGWDDVGALVPHQANWKLIERVTARLDPPGHVVVADDVRATGNTSAASVPLALHRLVADGRVRAGDWAVLIGFGAGLAYAGQAVRIPG
- a CDS encoding class I SAM-dependent methyltransferase, encoding MDFAALRQNTPDEDGYFGEAVAAHYDAPGPPGPEVVAAVDVLAELAAGGRVLEFAIGTGRIALPLAERGVEVAGIELSRAMLARLRAKPGGDALECVVGDFSSTRVAGEFSLVCLVYNTIQNVTTQDGQVETFRNAAAHLAPGGRFLVENVLPNLRELPRGRTDAPFDSGPDTWAFSRYDIATQSMSNNRFTVRDGRATVSTIPFRYVWPAELDLMARIAGLRLEHRWTDWDRSPFHHESRRHVSVWRKDG
- a CDS encoding MmcQ/YjbR family DNA-binding protein translates to MAVGSEGFFSLVRRLAEVKRLDRREYSAFEVRGVKFAYHWPRTETVGLKQLLSEQLALVAERPDVFEPQYAIAGFGWVVVRLDGVEADELAELLYEAWRLSAPEQLVEQEPDWASAPPVLG
- a CDS encoding aminotransferase class III-fold pyridoxal phosphate-dependent enzyme translates to MLGHLARAVAALALEAARHLLVPALRGRRESGRQRRRARAALAFLVRMGPIYIKLGQIAATRSDLLPPEWTDTLRALQDRAPHMPPGPTRRALERELGGPLGEVFRDLDLRPIASASVAQVHVAHLHDGRKVAVKLVKDGVPEEIRRSLRALGSLVRAAHLLVPRLRHLDLPHRFDEVARLLLPQADMRREAHQQQRVRADFAGHPHVRVPEVVPELVTTRVLVMEHVDGIPGRDAHLVELPRAQLARRLQDAVYTMLYMHGLSHGDPHPGNVLFTPTGELVLLDYGVTAELTEDEKWGLSSFYYACTRKEWAVAVDRFTRHFVHAGPGLAARRAGYERRMAEVLRHHFDTSTDRWSTVAYFADVNEVLRAHGCRYTTTFTKVELVFLSCEGFAGQIDPDIDIWANARRFTDRYSPYMSAEVEERFAEDFAVRAPTSLRLRERARSTLVAPTHMDRYFFPSAFPVFVREASGGRVRDFDGNEYVDLCGGYGPHLLGYAHPDVVAAVTEGVRRGQVNGVGNLPEVELAELLVAALPGAERAVLCNSGSEAVLLAIRMCRGARGGRAKVAKFEGHYHGLSDQGLVSSWFRFAGERDRPEPVAGSHGADPAAVAGTLVLQYGDVPGLERLREHADELACVLLEPMPTSVVALDPPFLLALRRVCDEIGVPLVFDEVVSGFRVAYGGVQSVVGVRPDLTCLGKVIGGGLPCGAVVGRAGLVDVARSTRDPFQDYERKVFAGGTLSGNSLSCAAGAAVLRRLRADPGVYARLEAGTERLAGALREAAGRRGIACRVSARSSIFSLTFSHRPARLYRDRLTGSDFKATIALAYYMRRHGVHLPELHAFLISAAHTAEDLELVADAFAKSLDEMTADGFFGV